GAGACGTTCGCTTGCCTGGTGGGTTTGTGATGGAAAACTCGCATATGACGATTCTCCAGGCCTTTGCGATGGCACAGGGGGCCAACGCAACTGCCGCACTTGACAGGGCCCAGTTGATCCACAAAGCAGGACCGGAAGACCACCCACAGCAGAAAATCATCTCTCTCAAGAAGATTCTGTCCGCCCAGTCGCCGGACATAAATTTACAACCGGACGACATTGTCTTTGTTCCTACCAGTCGTGCTAAGGCGGCTGGCCGGAAAACTCTTGAAGCCATTGTGCAGACAGCTTCCGGCATCGCGATTTATAGGCCATAGCTCGATGGTCCGGCGATGAAAATTCTGTGGATATTTCCCGAACTGCCTTACCCACTGACAAGTGGGTTATTGCGGGGCTTCCATCTCTTACGGCTATTAGGGCAGCGCCACGCCGTTAGCTTCCTGTCTCTTACCGACCAGAAGCAGATCCCACCGGACACTATCGTGGCGCTGAAACCATATACGGAGCGGATTATGACCTTCAGTCGCTGCTCCGCTCAGGCTCCTAGCTGGCTCACCGCGCTTGCACGTTTGCCTATTCTGGGCTCGCGAGTGCGTACGTCGTGGGACACACGGTCGGCGGTGAAGGAGATGAAGGAGGCAGCGCACAGTCTGCTGGAGCAGGAGGCATTCGATATTCTGCTGTTTCAGGGGCGCGAAGCACTTCCCGTGTTGGAAGGAGTAAAAATTCCGATTGTAGTTGAGTGTGGTGATACTCATTGCACGCGCATCCTCCAGCAGATGCGTTACGCCCGACTGTTGCTTCGACCGAGATTGTTCCTCCACTATATGCGGATGAGACGATCTGAAGAACGACTTGCGCGGAAAACTCCGTATCGGTACTTCATCTCGGAGCGAGATCGAGAGAACCTCCTCGGACCTTACGACCGAAGTGAAATCGTGCCACAGGGCATCGACTATGCCTACTGGAAACGAACCTCGCCGCGGCCAGGAAGAAACTGCATCGTGTTCTCAGGAGTTATGAATTATCCTCCGAATGCTGACGCAGCGATATTTCTCCTAAAATTGATTCTCCCCGCCGTAAGACGAGTAGCTCCTGAGCTGGAAGTTCTGATCGTTGGCCGTGAGCCTGCACCGGAATTGGTGAATCTGGCCCGGCACTATCACGATGTAACCGTTACCGGAGCGGTCGATGACATTAGGCCATATTTGGAGCGAGCTGACGTATTCGTTGCCCCACTCCGCTTCGCGTCTGGAGTTCAAAACAAAGTGCTTGAAGCGATGGCAATGGAGATACCGGTTGTCACGACTCCGGTAGTTGCTTCCGGCCTGCGTGCGGAAAATATAGAGCCACAGTTAGTGCTAGGTTGCAGTGCAGAGGAGATTGCTGCAGGCATCATCTACCTGTTGAGTCACGCTGATGAGCAGGCGAGTCGTGCCGCAGAAGGCCGTCGCTTTGTCGAAGCTCACTGCTCATGGTCGCACAGCGCAGAGAAGCTCGAGAAGCTCTGTCTGGCAGCGGCGGCTGGACGCGGGGCGGAGTCCCATCAGCCTGGTAGTGCCTTCCACGGGATTATTGCTGGGAGTTCGAGATGAAGAGTCGAATGAGAGGTATAGCATGCGAGTCTTAATTACTGGCGGATCAGGGTTTATCGGTTCGCACCTTACGGAAGCGCTACTGGAGCGAGGTGACGAGGTTCTAATTTTGGATGACCTCTCTACCGGCAGTGTGGAAAACATTCGTCACCTTAAGCATGTACCCAGGCTGCACTATTGGATTGATTCATTGATGAACAGAGCTCTATTGGCTGAGCTAGTCGATGAGAGCGATCTGGTCGTGCACCTGG
This genomic interval from Edaphobacter bradus contains the following:
- a CDS encoding glycosyltransferase is translated as MKILWIFPELPYPLTSGLLRGFHLLRLLGQRHAVSFLSLTDQKQIPPDTIVALKPYTERIMTFSRCSAQAPSWLTALARLPILGSRVRTSWDTRSAVKEMKEAAHSLLEQEAFDILLFQGREALPVLEGVKIPIVVECGDTHCTRILQQMRYARLLLRPRLFLHYMRMRRSEERLARKTPYRYFISERDRENLLGPYDRSEIVPQGIDYAYWKRTSPRPGRNCIVFSGVMNYPPNADAAIFLLKLILPAVRRVAPELEVLIVGREPAPELVNLARHYHDVTVTGAVDDIRPYLERADVFVAPLRFASGVQNKVLEAMAMEIPVVTTPVVASGLRAENIEPQLVLGCSAEEIAAGIIYLLSHADEQASRAAEGRRFVEAHCSWSHSAEKLEKLCLAAAAGRGAESHQPGSAFHGIIAGSSR